The DNA sequence ACACCAATTTCAGGTCCGGCGTGAATATATACCCCTGCTTCGCTCTCTCTTGCTATAGAACTTCCGACTACATTGCATACACCAAGGCAGAGTGCTCCTTTCTTTTTAGCTTCTTTCAAAGCAGCCAGTGTATCGGCGGTTTCGCCGCTTTGAGAAATAAAAATTACAGTATCCTTCGAAGTAATAATCGGATGACGGTACCTGAACTCGGAAGCATATTCAACTTCGACAGGGATGCCGGTATATTGTTCAAGCATATACTCGCCAACAAGTGCCGCATGCCAGGATGTACCGCATGCTGAGATGATTATCCGATCCGAACCGGCAATTCTCTCTTCGAAACCCTGCAATCCTCCGAGTTTGGAAATTCCCTCTTTCAGAACCAGACGACCGCGCATCGAATTGTAAAGAGATTCAGGCTGTTCCATAATCTCCTTAAGCATGTAATGCGGATAGCCGCCTTTGGTTAATTCGTCTATACTTACATCTACTTCATAGATCTCTTTTATAATATTCTTATCGCTGATCGTTTTGGCCTGGAAATGATCTTTAAATACTTCAGCAATTTCCCCATCCTCCAGGTAGACTACCTGACTTGTATGAGCAATAAGGGCATTGACATCAGAAGCAATGAAATTTTCGTTCTTACCGATTCCGATAACAAGGGGTGAACCTTTTTTTGCGACTACAATTTTTTCCGGTTCGTTTTTATATATAACTGCTATACCATAAGTCCCTTCTACTTCATTCAAAGCATATCTGACCGCCTGAAAGAGGTCTTTTTTAATTTTCATATAATGGTCAATCAGATGGGCTAATACTTCTGTATCGGTTTCGCTGACAAATTTATATCCTTCTTCAATCAATCCGTTTTTGAGCGAGACATAGTTTTCAATAATACCGTTATGAATAAGAAAGATTGTCCGGTCTTCATTCATATGGGGATGGGCATTAATTGTACTTGGTTCGCCGTGCGTAGCCCAGCGGGTATGCCCTATTCCGAGGTTGGACTGGAGATTTTCGGAATGGACAAGTTTTTCGAGTTCAGCAACTTTGCCTTTTGTCTTAACCGCTTTGCATTGAGTAGTATTTATAATTCCGATTCCGGCGGAATCGTACCCTCTGTATTCGAGTCTTTTCAATCCTTCAATCAGAACCGGAACACAGTTTTTTTCACCTATATAACCAACTATGCCGCACATAGTTACTCCTATATGTTGATATAAAAAATAAATAAGAAGAGTGAAAATAAAAAATTAGTGATCCGGACAAGGACGTAAAAGAAGTAGATTTGGCTCGATATTTAAACCCAGTATTTTGATATGGTTTCGATAAATCATATTGAATTTTAAATAAAACTTGCGGGTCAAATTTGCAAAAAAATGGATGGATTTGCAACTGATTAGGTGCTTTTTTCGGATCAATCGGGGTAAACAGATCTCCACGGTAAAATGGTTTTGAAATATTAGAAGATATATTCAATTGAATAGAGTTTGTATTTCGATACAGCCAACAATTCCCAATATGACTGATTTTGTTTAATACCCTCATTAATCATATATTTGTAGCAGATTTTTAGATTTAATGCACCTGTAGCTCAATTGGATAGAGCATCTGACTACGGATTACATTCTTTCCTTTCAATTCACTCTAAAAACAAATCTTTTTTTAAAATTAAGACACTATTAAGACACTTTTTGCACGACTTTGTAATGAGATTGTAATTTAACGGCGAAATTTTTGCTCGATTATAAAATTGTGACAACGTATTTTGTTGGCAAAATTTTTAATGAATTTAGCTGCAAAAATTGTGACGGAAAAACTGAATTAATAGCTTACATCAAGAAGGAATAAATATCATTCAAGATCGATTAGAAGAAAATTTCAGTATACTTTTGAGTTTTACATTCAAACATTATTGTGAATAATGATTATTAAAGTAAAAAAGCCGAAATCAAAACCACGAAAAACTTGTCCGAAGTGCGGAGGTAAATCGATTGCTAAAAT is a window from the Melioribacteraceae bacterium genome containing:
- the glmS gene encoding glutamine--fructose-6-phosphate transaminase (isomerizing), whose protein sequence is MCGIVGYIGEKNCVPVLIEGLKRLEYRGYDSAGIGIINTTQCKAVKTKGKVAELEKLVHSENLQSNLGIGHTRWATHGEPSTINAHPHMNEDRTIFLIHNGIIENYVSLKNGLIEEGYKFVSETDTEVLAHLIDHYMKIKKDLFQAVRYALNEVEGTYGIAVIYKNEPEKIVVAKKGSPLVIGIGKNENFIASDVNALIAHTSQVVYLEDGEIAEVFKDHFQAKTISDKNIIKEIYEVDVSIDELTKGGYPHYMLKEIMEQPESLYNSMRGRLVLKEGISKLGGLQGFEERIAGSDRIIISACGTSWHAALVGEYMLEQYTGIPVEVEYASEFRYRHPIITSKDTVIFISQSGETADTLAALKEAKKKGALCLGVCNVVGSSIARESEAGVYIHAGPEIGVASTKAFTSQLIVLSLITLLIARRKNLNQPEGQEIIREMQELNKKVENILKQNELIEKIAERYVSSKNFLYLGRGYHFPVALEGALKLKEISYIHAEGYPAAEMKHGPIALIDENMPVVFIATKDSVYEKVVSNIEEVKARKGRILAIVNEDDNEIEKIVDHVIKVPKTINMLQPILSVIPLQLLAYHIAVKKGLNVDQPRNLAKSVTVE